One window of the Planctomycetia bacterium genome contains the following:
- a CDS encoding AlpA family phage regulatory protein — protein sequence MNKRVSNRPTYSARSPQIHVGPCAPSKLPKNEEAGTSGMMLSVSQAPILHDSSLEQSPERVLITVDEVAAMLSLSKRTIWRILSHGEMPEPIRLGKNVRWRLYEVQQWIVQGCPRPERGNL from the coding sequence ATGAACAAGCGAGTCAGCAATCGTCCTACCTATTCAGCTCGCAGTCCACAAATCCATGTAGGACCGTGTGCACCATCGAAGCTACCCAAGAATGAAGAGGCGGGTACTTCAGGGATGATGCTGTCAGTATCTCAAGCTCCCATCCTCCATGATTCGTCACTTGAGCAGAGCCCAGAACGCGTCCTGATTACCGTTGATGAAGTAGCAGCCATGCTGAGCCTATCAAAACGGACCATCTGGAGAATTTTGAGCCACGGAGAGATGCCTGAACCAATTCGCTTGGGGAAGAACGTCCGTTGGCGACTATACGAAGTTCAGCAATGGATCGTACAGGGTTGTCCCCGTCCTGAAAGGGGGAACCTCTAA
- a CDS encoding helix-turn-helix domain-containing protein, which produces MMPIRFRVAQLIREKEELERRAIPWREVSETTGISGSVLSSLASPRVGVTTNTRFIEALCRYFKCQPGELLELEPTLEEEPRCHVDELYPSGGAHR; this is translated from the coding sequence ATGATGCCAATTCGGTTTCGTGTGGCTCAGTTGATCAGAGAAAAAGAGGAATTGGAGCGGAGAGCTATCCCTTGGCGTGAGGTTAGCGAAACCACCGGAATTTCTGGGTCGGTATTGTCGAGTTTAGCTTCACCACGTGTAGGTGTGACAACAAACACACGATTCATTGAGGCTTTGTGCCGGTATTTCAAATGTCAGCCAGGAGAGCTTCTAGAACTTGAGCCGACTTTGGAAGAAGAGCCCCGTTGCCATGTTGATGAGCTTTACCCTTCAGGCGGAGCTCACAGGTAG
- a CDS encoding DUF3784 domain-containing protein: protein MSISITCSSCGSKLRAPDKTAGRSILCPKCKTSCTVPNVNNPTPGNAATPQPTVPVQSSQTKALIPCETCQKSMAVTANACPACGAANTWVHPDIVRFNQEKHKLQLKAPAQVYTSSTYAFGNATVKRQKQQNIVGGWSVMVIGIAPFLLSYIGFFKNHPDMVLYSLLFIPLGIGVLIYAAFQKDLPEDVKFEVHLTESPPRWQSNDDEFWKPVKDFFVK from the coding sequence ATGTCCATCTCCATCACATGCAGCAGTTGCGGCTCCAAACTCCGTGCTCCAGACAAGACAGCAGGCCGATCCATTCTCTGCCCCAAGTGCAAAACTTCCTGTACTGTACCTAACGTCAACAATCCCACTCCAGGTAATGCTGCCACTCCGCAACCAACCGTACCCGTTCAGTCATCACAAACCAAAGCACTGATACCATGTGAAACCTGTCAGAAGTCCATGGCAGTGACAGCGAATGCTTGCCCGGCCTGTGGTGCAGCAAACACCTGGGTTCACCCCGACATCGTCCGCTTCAATCAAGAGAAGCACAAACTCCAACTCAAGGCACCAGCCCAAGTCTATACCTCGTCAACTTATGCGTTTGGCAACGCTACAGTCAAAAGACAGAAACAACAGAACATCGTCGGTGGCTGGAGCGTAATGGTCATCGGCATAGCCCCATTTCTGCTCTCGTACATCGGATTCTTCAAGAACCATCCCGATATGGTTCTCTACTCTCTTCTTTTCATCCCCCTGGGCATCGGGGTTCTGATCTACGCTGCGTTCCAGAAAGACCTTCCTGAAGACGTGAAGTTCGAAGTTCACCTCACAGAATCACCACCACGCTGGCAATCCAACGACGACGAGTTCTGGAAGCCTGTTAAGGACTTCTTCGTGAAATGA